A single window of Hymenobacter sp. APR13 DNA harbors:
- a CDS encoding 5-methylcytosine restriction system specificity protein McrC, whose protein sequence is MIPIQNLYYLLCYAWNRLPEPAEQQTVEAAAFHRPLELLAHLLLTGTRRLLRQGLPTGYSEQTQELPELRGRLLLASTLARNLLPQGRAICTYDELSVATPANQLLLGTLQQLARTRALPATLRHEVKRVLQRFPPAVAPLPLSAATLRAVRRLRPTGLPAFLLNVCELIHHSALPTPEAAGASRFHDFRRDERLMAQLFEQFVRNFYRLEQRQFRVSSETIPWQAQAETAEALALLPAMITDTSLESPDRKIILDTKYYAAALRPRYHQQKLISPHLYQLYAYLQNQPALPGQQLEGILLYPAAAQTLDVRYTLGGHPVRVVTLDLAQPWEGIAADLLGLLQLPDQQ, encoded by the coding sequence ATGATTCCGATTCAGAACCTCTACTACCTGCTTTGCTACGCCTGGAACCGCCTGCCGGAACCGGCCGAGCAACAGACCGTGGAGGCGGCCGCTTTCCACCGGCCGCTGGAGCTTCTGGCGCACCTGCTGCTCACGGGCACCCGGCGGCTGCTCCGGCAGGGCCTGCCCACCGGCTATTCCGAGCAAACGCAGGAGCTGCCCGAACTGCGCGGCCGCCTGTTGCTGGCCTCTACCCTGGCCCGTAACCTGCTGCCCCAGGGCCGCGCCATCTGCACCTACGATGAGCTGAGTGTGGCCACGCCCGCCAACCAACTCCTGCTGGGCACCCTGCAGCAGCTGGCCCGCACCCGAGCGCTGCCGGCCACCCTCCGCCACGAAGTAAAGCGAGTGCTACAACGGTTTCCGCCGGCCGTGGCGCCGCTGCCGCTTTCGGCCGCTACGCTGCGCGCCGTGCGCCGGCTGCGGCCCACCGGGCTGCCTGCTTTCCTGCTGAACGTGTGCGAGTTGATTCACCACAGCGCCCTGCCCACGCCCGAGGCAGCCGGCGCCTCCCGCTTCCACGATTTCCGCCGCGACGAGCGGCTGATGGCGCAGCTGTTCGAGCAGTTTGTGCGCAACTTCTACCGCCTGGAGCAGCGGCAGTTCCGGGTGTCGTCGGAAACCATTCCGTGGCAGGCCCAGGCCGAAACCGCCGAGGCCCTGGCCCTGCTGCCGGCCATGATTACGGATACGTCGCTGGAAAGCCCCGACCGCAAGATCATCCTCGATACCAAGTACTACGCCGCCGCCCTGCGCCCACGCTACCACCAGCAAAAGCTGATTTCGCCCCACCTCTACCAACTCTACGCCTACCTGCAAAACCAGCCCGCACTACCCGGCCAGCAGCTGGAAGGCATCCTGCTGTATCCGGCCGCTGCCCAAACCTTGGATGTGCGCTACACGCTCGGCGGCCACCCCGTGCGCGTGGTCACGCTGGATCTGGCGCAGCCGTGGGAAGGTATTGCGGCGGATTTGCTGGGGTTGCTGCAATTGCCGGATCAGCAATAA